GACCCTTGAAAAAGGGGATACGCTGCTGGTCGGTATTCCGGAAAATCCTCCTCGTGTAAAGGATGGGGACCAGATCCGTATTGAAATAGAACAGGTAGGCGTCCTTGAAAATAAGGTAAAAAAAGAAGCAGCCGTAGGAGGGATTAAATCATGAAAACGGCACGGGTAGCCTTTGAAGGCGGAATTTATAAGGCAACAGAGCTTTCTGAAGGGATTCAACTGGATAATGGCAGGCAGGTGGCAGAGGAAGAGGTGGTCTGGCTCCCGCCGATTGAGCCGCAGACCAGCTTTGCGCTTGGATTGAATTATAGTGATCATGCGAGCGAGCTTTCTTTCAAAGCTCCAGAAGAGCCGCTTGTATTTCTGAAAGGACCCAACACTTTTGTCGGTCACCGGGGCAAAACCTATCGTCCTTCTGATGTGACCCATATGCATTATGAGTGTGAACTGGCTGTCGTCATTGGCCGGGAAGCGAAAGGTGTTAAAAAAGAAGAGGCGTACAACTATATTGCAGGTTATACGATTGCCAATGATTATGCGATCCGCGATTACCTGGAAAATTACTACCGCCCGAATTTGCGAGTGAAAAACCGTGATCACTGCACACCGATCGGTCCCTGGCTGGTCGATGCCGCAGAAGTTCAAGATCCTATGAATCTGGCTTTGCGCACGTATGTGAATGGCGAACTGGTTCAGGAAGGCTCAACGAAGGATATGATTTTTGATATTCCTGATCTTATCGAATACTTAAGCAGCTTTATGACACTAAGTCCAGGGGATCTTATTTTGACAGGGACTCCAAAAGGGACAGTGGATACAAAAGTAGGAGATGAGGTCATTACAGAGGTTGAAGGCCTGGGCCGTCTGGTCAATACGATTACCGGGGAGCCAAGCTGAGACG
The Halobacillus halophilus DSM 2266 DNA segment above includes these coding regions:
- a CDS encoding fumarylacetoacetate hydrolase family protein, translated to MKTARVAFEGGIYKATELSEGIQLDNGRQVAEEEVVWLPPIEPQTSFALGLNYSDHASELSFKAPEEPLVFLKGPNTFVGHRGKTYRPSDVTHMHYECELAVVIGREAKGVKKEEAYNYIAGYTIANDYAIRDYLENYYRPNLRVKNRDHCTPIGPWLVDAAEVQDPMNLALRTYVNGELVQEGSTKDMIFDIPDLIEYLSSFMTLSPGDLILTGTPKGTVDTKVGDEVITEVEGLGRLVNTITGEPS